The Pseudomonadota bacterium DNA segment GGATTCCAGGGTGTCGAGATAAATGTGATAGGTCGCGGCCTTGACTTCCGGCAGATCTTTTAACGACTCGAAGACAAACTCATCCATGTAAAAGGTCTTCTCATCGCTTTCCAGAATGAATTCTTCCGCGAGTTCAACGGCTTCAGGAGGAACGACTACGATATCAGCGCCAAGCTTCTGCGAAGCAGCTTCAATATCCTCTTTGATTGACCTGTTGAAAAGGAGGGCAAAGACCAGAAGAGAGACAAGCATCGAAACAGCAAGCACCAGAACCAGATTACGAAACATTTTTCTGGTGACGCTTTTCCAGGCTATTGCGGTTATCGAAGCTATTTTTTCAGAGGGTGCCGGCATGGGAATCCTTTTTCACTCACGATATTCAGTTTGTTTTCGATGTAAAAAGACAAAAAAAGAGGAGGGGTTACCCCCTCCTCTTTTTAGCACATATCTTCAAACAGAGTAAGCAGGAACTATACTCTTAGTTGAAATTGGCGTCCAGACCACAAAGGATGGCGTGCTGCTCAACACCTTCAGGGGTATGGCAGGCAAGACATACCGAGGTATGTTTGCCGACAAACATCTTCTTCTCAACATCATACAGCTTGAGAACGCCGTCCATGGTGAATTCGCCTTCTTTGGGTTTGGTCGGATCTTCACATTCCGGTCCGACCTGTTTCCATCTGGAGGTGGCAACAATATATTTGCCGTCCGGGGTGAAAATCGCATCATGATTATGGTCGATGCTGCTCACCGGCTCGGTATCAATTGCGGTGAGGGTTTTGGCGTCAACCAGGAACATAACGTCGCCGCCGGAAGCTGCGATCATGGAGTCATCCGGTGAATAATAGGCACGGAAAGTCACGCTTTTCGGGGTGCCGGCAATTACACCTTTATTGAGGACTTTGATCTCGCCCTTGACGAATTTGGCCAGGTCAAGTTCCACGAGATGCATTTTGCCGTTGGTTGTGCCGTGATCCTTGTCGGCTTCATTGGCGATGATCAGCAGTTTGGTCATCGCGTTGTTGGTGTTGCCGTGATAGAACTTGTAAGGAGCAGGGATAGCGGCTTCGGTGCCCTCGAGGAATACCCTCTGGACTCTCTGCAGGTCGGATTTGTTGAACACATCGATGTAGGCTTTACTGGACATGGTAATCGGAATGAAATGATCCTTGGCCTGTCCTGAAGCACAGTACATGGCGCCGGTATTGGTCGCTTCCGGCGGAACGTCTACCAATACGTCCTGCAGAACCTTCCCGGTCTTGAGATCGGTCTTGCCGACATGAGTGCCGCCGGCATCCTTGTCGATCTTGTAGGTCGACCAGAACATGGTGTTGCGGTCATTGTTGTCGATTCTGGCATCATGGGTGGGATGAGTAGCCCTGGTGCCGATATCGATTTTGGTGACCGGCGCGGTCAGCTGGATCGGCTGGTCAGCAGACGGATCAATTGTCGCAACAGCCTTGGCATAATGACCACCCATACCGGCAACATAAAATGTACCGTTATAGGTCTTGCTGGATGCACTGCTGCTGTCGGCGGCAGGTTTGCTGCCCATAGCTGAAACTGTGGGCTGATTAATGCAGAGAGCGCCGACCGCCACCGCACCAACCAGCATTGAACCAACTAACAACTTCTTTGATACTTTCATGCTTTCCTCCTCCTTCATCAATTAAAAGTTCAGCAACATGACAATAGTTCTTTGAGCAGTAATGCTGCCGAGCCAAGCCTTAAAAAGGCTTACTACAAAATAAATCTTGATCCAACTAAAACCACAAGCATAGATAATACCACAGCGTGGTACGAAAAAAAAGAGGGAAATATATTTTTTTCTAGCAGAGAGTTAATAATTGACATTTATAAAATACAAATCAGTTCAAATTTCAACTCCTAAAGAATCGAAAAGCAAAATACCACAGTGTGGTTGCCATGTCCATACCTTAGTTATTATAAGTCGATGGTACAATATAGCCGGGCCGCATAGCGGATGCCATCCGAAAAGCAAACTGATTCTTGATTAAAGAAACACAATCAGCTAGTTTGTTTCTGGCTGAATGATCGCTGATCGGTAAATTTCCCTTGAGGGTTTGATAATGCAGATAGAATGCTGTGACCTGGTAAAAAAATATATCATTGACGGTGATGAGGTTGGTGCGGTCGATCATGCTTCACTCTCGATCAACCGTGGAGAGTTCGCCATAATTCTCGGTCATTCAGGGTCCGGAAAAACCACCCTGTTGAGTATGATCGGCGGACTTGCCAAGCCTGATCAGGGATCAGTAACGATTAATGGCATCGACTGCTGGAAGCAGTCGGAAATTGATCTCGCTTTGATGCGCAACCGGACAATCGGTTTTATTTTCCAGTTCGGCAGCCTGATCCCAACCCTGACAACCCTTGAAAACGTGCTGCTCCCGCTATCATTCTCTCCCGGCAAAAAATCAATGCCCGAAGATATTGCCCATGCCCATGCTCTTCTGGAGCAAGTTGGACTTGCCGATAAGAAAACATCATTCCCGGCGCAGCTCTCCGGTGGTCAACAGCGGCGAGTTGCTATTGCCAGAGCCTTTATTACCCGACCGGAGATCATTCTGGCCGATGAACCCACCGGAGATCTGGATGAAGAAACAGAAAACGACATTCTCCGGATCTTCAGAAAATACAATACCGAGCAGAATACAACCTTTCTGGTTGTCACCCACAATTCACATTTGTGCGCAACCCAGCATCAACCCCGCACCTTTATGATGCAGAAGGGGAGTATTTCTGAAATCACTCCGGATGGGACTGCCGATGAAGATGCCTAGAACCCTTCTCCTGATCAGCGCCTGTGTCGCGATCCTCTTGATTGCCGGCTGCGGGTCCGAAAAAATGAAAAAACTGAAAGTAGGGGACAAAGCCCCCGATTTTCTGGTTGAGGATCTTTCCGGCCAACCATTCAGTCTGGCCAATGCCGCAGGGATGCCGGTGATCATCCGTTTTTTCGTTACCGACTGCAAATTCTGCCGGGCCGACACCCCGGTTTTCAACGAGTATTATGCCAAACACAAAGATAAAGGCTTGAAGGTTCTCTACCTGACCACAACGGTTGACAGAAAAAGAGTCGAGAAGTTTGTGGCGGAACTCGCCATCCCGTTTCCGGTGGCGATTGATTTCAATAAAAAGGTGTCAGATCTTTTTCGCGTCCGGGTTGAACCGCAGGCTATTATTCTCGGTCCGGATCATGTTATAATCGGTGCCATATTGGGAGGGGTAACCGAAGCGGAACTTGACGAACTCCTCAAAAAACATCTGCAGTAATGCAGTTTCCGCAATCAACAGCTTATTAATCCAACAGGTCTTCAGCTGAATCATGAACAACAAATCAGAACACTTCCATCGCCTGTTTCGTCCCGGCGTACTCAATTGTCGCCGGAACCTCCTTCCGGCGGCCCTGTTTTTTTCTTTTTTTGCCCTGCTGATCTACTGGCCGGGTCATTACGACCACATCTCAGCCGAACCTCTTGAGGTGATCGCCGCCGACGCCAGGTGCCCGGTCTGCGGCATGTTTGTGGCCAAATATGATGTCTGGATCACCCAGATCAGAACCACCGACAACTCCGTCTATAATTTTGACGGTGTCAAGGACATGATGGCATTCCGGGCAACCCCGGAATCTTTCATTCACGGTAAAGTCCAGGATATTTCGGAGATCTGGGTCAAGGATTATTATTCATTGAAATGGATTCGGGGAGAATCAGCCTTTTATGTCGCCGGCAGTGATGTGCTCGGACCGATGGGGCATGAGCTTGTCCCGTTTGCAAGCCGGGCTGCGGCTGAGTCCTTTATGACCGATCACAAGGGAAAAGCGATTTATACCTTTCCGGAAATAACCTCTGACCTGGTCAACACTCTCCGATCGGGTCACATGATGAAATAAACATGCAGCAGATACGTCCCGGCCACATCCTCTTCCTGACCATCGTGCTGTTAATCGTTGTCGATACAGGTCTGTATCTGAACTCGAAGAAAATACTGAAACAACGGAACTCCTGGACCAGGCAGACCAACATCCTGAGTTCCGCGCTCGGTCTCACGGACCTCTGCATCGCAACGGAAGCCCGCTATACCAGGCACCCCTCAATATCAGATCCGATTTCACCGTTCATGGATCATCCCGGAGCCCTTGAGCATTTTCCTTCGGGATCTTTCTGGGGGGTTCCGGAACAGATCACCGCCTCCTCCCGGAGAAAAAGTTGAACCGCGCACTGGAAAAACATTTCAGTCTCCTCGACTATTCACTTTCCTCGATCTGGCGCCGCAGGATGAAGAACCTTGGCGTGATGCTGGTTTTTACCGCGGTAATCTTTCTTCTTGCCTCCTTCCAGATCCTGACCGGCAGCCTGACCAGAACCGCCGAAATTCTCCTCGAACGCTCTCCGGAAATCATTATTCAGAAAATGACCGCCGGCAGGCAGGAGAACATCCCGGTCGCCTACGCCGAAAAGCTTTCCGGCCTCTTCGGTATCAGAACTATCGCCCCGCGGGTCTGGGGATATTATTTTGACGAAACCTCCGGAGCGAACTACACCGTTCTCGCCGTCGACCCTGAAGTCATGCCGTACGGGAAAAAGATCGATGAAGTGATCGTGGGTCATTTCCCTAAAGAGAACGAACACGGCGTCGTGCTTGGCCGTTATGTCGTGCAGAGCCTTGGTCTCGGCGAAAGAAAGCAGATGTCTCTTTTCCGTCCGGATCTCACCTTGAAATCATTGACGGTCACCGGCTATTTTCCCGAGACCTCAAATCTTCTCACCGGCGATCTGCTGGCTCTCACTCTGGCCGACGCCAGGGATCTCTTTGCGATCCCCCCGGAATATGCAACGGATTTCTGCGTCTATGTCAACAACCCGAACGAGATTGAAACCACTGCCCGCAAGATTGCCGCCATTCTTCCGGATACCAGAGTTCTGACCAGTCCCCAGATCCGGAAGACCTATCAGGTTGTCTTCGGCTGGCGGAGCGGATTTGCTTCAATCTGCCTGCTATCGGCCCTGGTCGCCTTTATCATCATGGCCTGGGACAAGGCTTCCGGGCTGTCGCCCGAGGAAAAGAGGGAGATCGGCATTTTAAAAGTCCTCGGCTGGCAGACTTCCGACATCCTCACCCTGCGGATGTGGGAAGGTCTGGTTCTCTCCGGAGTCTCCTTCCTGGCCGGTTACACCGCCGCCTATATGCATGTTCTCCTGTTCGAAGGATCTCTTTTCCGGCCGGTGCTGATCGGCTGGTCGGTCATCCATCCGGCCCTGAAACTAGTTCCGGAAGTCGCTACTAAAGACATGCTGCTGGTGTTCAGCCTTGCGGTCCTGCCCTATATGGCGGCGACGATTATCCCGGCCTGGCGCAGTTCAACCATCCCGCCCGATGCGGCCATCAAATAGAAAATGGAATATTCAATTGCAGACGGGACCCATGGTCAATCATATTATCGAACTCAGTAGAGTCAGCAAAACGTACAATCTCGGCGAAACAAACGAGGTGAATGCCCTGACTGACATCAATCTGCAGATCCCTGAAAACAGCATGGTCTGTCTGAAAGGGGCCAGCGGCTCAGGGAAATCAACCCTGCTGGCGATCATCGGCTGCCTGTTCCCCCCCACCAGCGGCAGGGCGACGATCGCAGGAAAACTGCTCTCCAGGCTGCCGGACCGATTCATGACCATTCACCGGCGCAACTCCATCGGTTTTATTTTTCAGCAGTTTAATATCCTGCCCGACCTGACCGTGCGGGACAATATAACCCTCCCTCTGATTCCACTCGGCGTCGAGCCCTCTGAGCGCAACCGCAGGGCCTCCCGGTTAATGGAAAAATTCAACATCTCCCACCGGCAGGCGTTCCCGGCAAGACAGATTTCCGGCGGTGAGCTGCAAAGGGTCGCGATCGCCAGAGCCCTGATCAACGAGCAGCCGATTATTCTGGCCGATGAACCGACCGCCCATCTGGATACGAAGCTGAGCAAGGAATTCCTGGGGATCATGAACGATCTGAAGGCAGGCGGCAAGACCATTATCATTGCCTCCCATGACCCATTGGTCACCGAGAATCCATTGCTGGATCGCATCATCGACATCAAGGACGGAAGGATCGATGTTCCTTAACGCCTGGAGCTTAAGCCTGACCCTGTGCAGCATCATTGTTATCTTCCTGATGACCATTGCCGCCCGGACAGCCTTCCGGGTCATCCGGTACTGGAACCCCGGCAGTGACAGTAATCTGCAGATCAGACTCGAGAGCGAAACCTGGCTCGCCTCGACCCTGGTCGAGTACGCGCTGGCGGTCCAGGCCTTCAGCCTGCTGCTTTTTCTGCTGGCGGCCGACAACTACAGCAAGGTCATCGCCGGGGCGATGTGCGCGACCGGCACTCTCCTCGCCAACGGCTATGGCATGCCCGCCCTCCTTTTCAAGATCAGCGGTTTTTTCCTCTACGCCTTCTGGATCCTGACCCACCAGCTTGACATCAGGTCGGAATCCTACCCTCTGGTCAGATTCAAATTCAGCTACCTGCTTTTCCTGCTGCCGGTGGTGATCATCGACCAGGCGCTGCAGACCGCCTATATCGCGAACCTCGACCCGGATATCATCACTTCCTGCTGTGCGGTGGTCTTTAGCGATGCGGCAGGGGAGGGCAGGAACCTGATCGGCGCTCTGTCCGCGCCTGTGCTGCCCGTGTTCTACACTCTGGCCGCCTTTCTTTTCATCCTCGGACTCCTGCTGGGAAAGGTGCTGCCGGTGAAAACCGGGGAGCGAACAGCCGGCTTTCTGCTGTTGCTTTACACAGCCGGCTGGGCCATTTTTTTCCTGGTTTCTCTGCTGGCCATTACCAGTGTCCTCTCTTCATATATTTACGCCATGCCTTCCCATCGATGCCCCTTTGACATCATCAAGCCTGAATACAATTACATCGGCGTCCTGATCTATACCGCGCTCCTGGCCGGTACATTCGCAGGAGTTTCCCCGGCGTTCGCGAAGTTTGTAACCAGAAACACCGGTCTGGGTGACGCTGCTGTAAAGTACGGCAGAACGGCGGTGATTCTCTCAACTCTCTTCCTGGCCATCTTCATCTGTGCCTCCTCCTATCACTATCTGAAATACATGATTACCGGCGGTGAGTCCCTCTGATCCGCATCCGGCAGGTTGGTATTTACTTTATCCCTTGGCCTGTTAGAATTGTCTTCGACCTGCCGTAACAATACTCCGGCAGGTTCCGGCCGATGGTTGAGAGCAGTAGGCAGTTAAACCCGGGCGTGCGGTCCTGATATACTTCACCCGGGGGAAGGGGAGAGACAGTTGGGCAGAAAATCACGGCACAGGAAAGATGCGAAACAGGTAAGGCCAGTTACCAGAGAAGGGCTAAATCCGCAAAACAGCAGGGAACCTCTGTCCGTCAGCCAGGAGGTTCCCCGACAGGACTTTCTGCAGAGATGGTACGGAAAAAGAAACCTGCAGGTCGCTCTGTTCCTGGCCCTGCTGACGGCGACCATCTATGGCCATGCTCTGCACAGCCCGTTCCTGTTCGATGATGTTCCGAATATAAGCCGCAACAGCTATTTTCAGCTGGACGGATTCAGTCTGGAAAAAATCAGAGAGGCCCTGGTAAAAAGCCCGAACTCGACCAGACCGGTCTCAAATTTCTCCTTCATCCTGAATATCTTTCTGAATGGTCATGATGCCGCCTCTTTTCGCCTGATCAATTTTTTAATCCACGCTGTCAACGGGTTCCTTTTGTACAGATTTCTTATTCTGACCCTTGGCTTGCCTGCCAATAAACAGGTTAACCCGGCTGCGCCGGAAATTGCCTTCTGGGCCACGGTGCTCTGGTTTGTCCACCCGCTGCATGTGCAATCAGTCACCTATATCGTCCAGAGGATGAACAGTCTGGCCGCTCTCTTCTACCTGTTGACCTTCCTTTGCTATATCAAGGCCCGTTTCACAGAAAGCGAAAACAGGAGATGGGTCCTTGCCGCACTTGCCATGATCTCATTTCTGCTGGCCCTGGGTTCGAAGGAAATCGCAGTGACCGCACCGGTCTTCATTTTTCTCTATGAATGGTTCTTTTTCCAGGACCTCAGCCTTCAGTGGCTGCAAAAAAACCTCAAGGCAATGATCGCCGTCGTCATGATCATTGTCGTCACAACTTTCGCCTACCTCGGTTTAAATCCCCTCGATACAATCCTTGCCTCCTACGCAAATCGCAACTTTACCCTCTGGCAAAGAGTGCTGACCGAACCCCGGGTGATTCTCCATTATCTCGATCTCCTAATCCTGCCGCATCCCGACAGGCTTTCTCTGCTGCACGAGTTTCCACTTTCCCTTTCCCTGACCGAACCGATGTCGACAGTCCCGGCGTTGCTGTTCCTTAACGGACTGTTGCTCACGGCTATTATCCTGGCAAAAAGATTCCGGTTGTATGCCTTCTGTCTGCTGTGGTTTTTCGGCAATCTTGTGCTGGAGTCATCCTTTATCGGCCTGGAGATTTTTTTTGAGCACAGGACCTATCTGCCGTCAATGCTGTTCATGCTGTTGATGGTTCTGCTGTTACGGGAATTCATCATGCAAAAATGGGTGTACAGAGCAATCCTGCCCCTCCTGTTCGTGTTGTTTTCATTCTGGACCTGGCAGCGGAATATGGTCTGGAGCAACGATGTCTCTTTATGGCAGGACTGCCTGCAAAAGCACCCTTTCGAGGTCAGGATTTACAACGCTCTTGGCCAGGCCCTGCAGGAAAGAGGGGATACCGCGCAGGCCATGAAACATTTCCAGGCGGCTTTGGCCATTGATTCCCGAAACGGGGAAGCCCTGAACAATCTCGGTATCGCCCTCTCCAGGCTGGGGGATTCTGCTTCTGCGATTGAGTACTTCAAACGGGCGATTGCGGCACACCCTGACGATGCCAACGGTCATTACAATCTGGCCGTATCATTCGGAGAACTCGGCTACTTTGCCGATGCGATCAAACATTACAACCTGGCCTTGAAGATCAATCGGGAGCACCTGGACCCTGACTTGAACAACAATTTAGGGATCATGCTGGCAAAGATCGGCAAA contains these protein-coding regions:
- a CDS encoding ABC transporter ATP-binding protein codes for the protein MQIECCDLVKKYIIDGDEVGAVDHASLSINRGEFAIILGHSGSGKTTLLSMIGGLAKPDQGSVTINGIDCWKQSEIDLALMRNRTIGFIFQFGSLIPTLTTLENVLLPLSFSPGKKSMPEDIAHAHALLEQVGLADKKTSFPAQLSGGQQRRVAIARAFITRPEIILADEPTGDLDEETENDILRIFRKYNTEQNTTFLVVTHNSHLCATQHQPRTFMMQKGSISEITPDGTADEDA
- a CDS encoding redoxin domain-containing protein — translated: MKMPRTLLLISACVAILLIAGCGSEKMKKLKVGDKAPDFLVEDLSGQPFSLANAAGMPVIIRFFVTDCKFCRADTPVFNEYYAKHKDKGLKVLYLTTTVDRKRVEKFVAELAIPFPVAIDFNKKVSDLFRVRVEPQAIILGPDHVIIGAILGGVTEAELDELLKKHLQ
- a CDS encoding nitrous oxide reductase accessory protein NosL — protein: MNNKSEHFHRLFRPGVLNCRRNLLPAALFFSFFALLIYWPGHYDHISAEPLEVIAADARCPVCGMFVAKYDVWITQIRTTDNSVYNFDGVKDMMAFRATPESFIHGKVQDISEIWVKDYYSLKWIRGESAFYVAGSDVLGPMGHELVPFASRAAAESFMTDHKGKAIYTFPEITSDLVNTLRSGHMMK
- a CDS encoding FtsX-like permease family protein, with protein sequence MKNLGVMLVFTAVIFLLASFQILTGSLTRTAEILLERSPEIIIQKMTAGRQENIPVAYAEKLSGLFGIRTIAPRVWGYYFDETSGANYTVLAVDPEVMPYGKKIDEVIVGHFPKENEHGVVLGRYVVQSLGLGERKQMSLFRPDLTLKSLTVTGYFPETSNLLTGDLLALTLADARDLFAIPPEYATDFCVYVNNPNEIETTARKIAAILPDTRVLTSPQIRKTYQVVFGWRSGFASICLLSALVAFIIMAWDKASGLSPEEKREIGILKVLGWQTSDILTLRMWEGLVLSGVSFLAGYTAAYMHVLLFEGSLFRPVLIGWSVIHPALKLVPEVATKDMLLVFSLAVLPYMAATIIPAWRSSTIPPDAAIK
- a CDS encoding ABC transporter ATP-binding protein codes for the protein MVNHIIELSRVSKTYNLGETNEVNALTDINLQIPENSMVCLKGASGSGKSTLLAIIGCLFPPTSGRATIAGKLLSRLPDRFMTIHRRNSIGFIFQQFNILPDLTVRDNITLPLIPLGVEPSERNRRASRLMEKFNISHRQAFPARQISGGELQRVAIARALINEQPIILADEPTAHLDTKLSKEFLGIMNDLKAGGKTIIIASHDPLVTENPLLDRIIDIKDGRIDVP
- a CDS encoding tetratricopeptide repeat protein encodes the protein MGRKSRHRKDAKQVRPVTREGLNPQNSREPLSVSQEVPRQDFLQRWYGKRNLQVALFLALLTATIYGHALHSPFLFDDVPNISRNSYFQLDGFSLEKIREALVKSPNSTRPVSNFSFILNIFLNGHDAASFRLINFLIHAVNGFLLYRFLILTLGLPANKQVNPAAPEIAFWATVLWFVHPLHVQSVTYIVQRMNSLAALFYLLTFLCYIKARFTESENRRWVLAALAMISFLLALGSKEIAVTAPVFIFLYEWFFFQDLSLQWLQKNLKAMIAVVMIIVVTTFAYLGLNPLDTILASYANRNFTLWQRVLTEPRVILHYLDLLILPHPDRLSLLHEFPLSLSLTEPMSTVPALLFLNGLLLTAIILAKRFRLYAFCLLWFFGNLVLESSFIGLEIFFEHRTYLPSMLFMLLMVLLLREFIMQKWVYRAILPLLFVLFSFWTWQRNMVWSNDVSLWQDCLQKHPFEVRIYNALGQALQERGDTAQAMKHFQAALAIDSRNGEALNNLGIALSRLGDSASAIEYFKRAIAAHPDDANGHYNLAVSFGELGYFADAIKHYNLALKINREHLDPDLNNNLGIMLAKIGKNAEAVDHFKKSLQIRPAHPEAHNNLGVIFARNGNYEKAVEHFQAALALNKEDPTLHNRLGLALMFLGKNVSAREHFNLALAKDPGFSLARRNLQKLEGKTYSSK